One window of the Zea mays cultivar B73 chromosome 3, Zm-B73-REFERENCE-NAM-5.0, whole genome shotgun sequence genome contains the following:
- the LOC100382048 gene encoding uncharacterized protein LOC100382048: MAMDDLAGASSSSSMAAAASSDPSHGWQTVSYPKRNRKQAQPPRTTAPDLALQSNGKPGGVFDAVEKRSQERHRALQQQLASRAADLDDARIAVATGAAYSDDDDSDEAAAPRQEGEVKKPKKPKVKKPKVTVAEAAVLIDAENLAAHLFEISASYENQQDIQLMRFADYFGRAFAAVSASQFPWAKMFKESTVSKMVDIPLCHISEAVIKTVSDWISQRSSDALGDFVLWCIDSIMSELSGPSAGPKGSKKVAQQSPRAQVAIFVVLAMTLRRKPDVLVNVMPKIMGNNKYLGQEKLPIIVWVIAQASQGDLVSGMFCWAHSLFPTLCAKSSGNPLARDLVLQLLERILSVTKARSILLNGAVRKGERLVPPVSFDLFMRATFPVSNARVKATERFEAAYPIIKELALAGPPGSKTVKQASQQLLPLCAKAMQENNAELTREAVDVFIWCLTQNAESYKQWERIYLENIEASVAVLSKVVIDWRDVSPKLSSEALKATVKNFKAKNEAALESTTDAGKQASIKEADKHCKAIFGKLTRGATCLKSSLVVIALAVAASYVLSPGMDLEKVQAMVSSHLSF; encoded by the exons ATGGCGATGGACGACCTCGCgggcgcctcctcctcctcctccatggCGGCGGCCGCCTCCTCCGACCCCTCGCACGGCTGGCAGACGGTGTCGTATCCCAAGCGCAACCGCAAGCAGGCGCAGCCGCCCCGCACCACGGCGCCCGATCTGGCGCTGCAGTCCAACGGCAAGCCTGGCGGCGTCTTCGACGCCGTCGAGAAGCGCTCCCAGGAGCGCCACCGCGCGCTGCAGCAGCAGCTCGCCTCCAGGGCGGCCGACCTCGACGACGCGCGGATCGCCGTTGCCACGGGCGCCGCCTactccgacgacgacgactccgacGAGGCCGCTGCCCCGCGCCAGGAGGGAGAGGTCAAGAAGCCTAAGAAGCCCAAGGTGAAGAAGCCGAAGGTGACGGTCGCCGAGGCCGCCGTCCTGATCGACGCCGAGAACCTCGCAGCGCACCTCTTCGAGATCTCG GCATCGTACGAGAATCAACAGGACATTCAGCTCATGAGGTTTGCTGATTACTTTGGCCGGGCATTTGCAGCTGTGAGCGCATCTCAATTTCCATGGGCAAAGATGTTCAAAGAATCAACAGTGTCCAAGATGGTTGAT ATCCCACTGTGCCATATATCTGAGGCTGTGATCAAGACTGTGAGTGATTGGATCAGTCAAAGATCTTCTGATGCCCTGGGAGACTTTGTTTTGTGGTGCATAGATAGCATCATGTCTGAATTGTCAGGTCCATCAGCTGGCCCTAAGGGTTCAAAGAAGGTTGCACAACAGTCTCCAAGGGCCCAG GTTGCAATCTTTGTTGTTCTTGCCATGACTTTAAGAAGAAAGCCTGATGTACTGGTAAATGTTATGCCAAAGATAATGGGAAACAATAAATATCTGGGACAGGAAAAGCTTCCCATCATTGTCTGGGTTATTGCTCAG GCCTCTCAAGGTGACCTAGTGTCTGGCATGTTTTGCTGGGCTCATTCTCTATTTCCCACATTATGTGCGAAGTCAAGTGGGAATCCCCTTGCAAGAGATTTGGTTTTGCAGTTGCTTGAAAG AATTTTGTCTGTCACCAAAGCTCGTTCTATATTATTGAATGGTGCTGTTAGAAAGGGAGAACGCTTAGTTCCCCCTGTTTCATTTGACTTGTTCATGAGAGCCACATTTCCTGTTTCTAATGCTCGAGTGAAG GCTACAGAAAGGTTTGAAGCAGCCTACCCAATAATCAAGGAGTTGGCTCTTGCCGGTCCTCCTGGCTCAAAAACTGTGAAACAAGCATCACAACAGCTTTTACCTTTGTGTGCAAAAGCAATGCAAGAAA ACAACGCAGAGCTCACCAGGGAGGCTGTTGATGTTTTCATTTGGTGCTTAACTCAAAATGCAGAGTCTTACAAGCAGTGG GAAAGAATTTATCTTGAAAATATTGAAGCCAGTGTTGCTGTCCTGAGCAAAGTTGTGATTGATTGGAGGGATGTGTCTCCTAAGCTCAGTTCTGAAGCTCTCAAGGCAACAGTGAAGAACTTTAAGGCTAAG AATGAGGCTGCGCTGGAGTCCACAACAGATGCTGGAAAGCAGGCATCTATCAAAGAAGCAGACAAGCACTGCAAGGCGATCTTTGGAAAGCTGACCCGTGGCGCCACCTGCCTGAAGAGCAGCCTGGTGGTCATCGCGCTCGCTGTTGCTGCTAGTTACGTGCTGTCTCCTGGCATGGACCTCGAGAAGGTCCAGGCGATGGTCTCATCGCACCTGTCGTTCTAA